One part of the Hirundo rustica isolate bHirRus1 chromosome 11, bHirRus1.pri.v3, whole genome shotgun sequence genome encodes these proteins:
- the NUDT21 gene encoding cleavage and polyadenylation specificity factor subunit 5, which yields MSVVPPNRSQTGWPRGVNQFGNKYIQQTKPLTLERTINLYPLTNYTFGTKEPLYEKDSSVAARFQRMREEFDKIGMRRTVEGVLIVHEHRLPHVLLLQLGTTFFKLPGGELNPGEDEVEGLKRLMTEILGRQDGVQQDWVIDDCIGNWWRPNFEPPQYPYIPAHITKPKEHKKLFLVQLQEKALFAVPKNYKLVAAPLFELYDNAPGYGPIISSLPQLLSRFNFIYN from the exons ATGTCCGTGGTGCCGCCCAACCGCTCGCAGACCGGCTGGCCCCGCGGGGTGAACCAGTTCGGGAACAAGTACATCCAGCAGACGAAGCCGCTCACGCTGGAAAGGACCATCAACCT GTATCCTCTGACAAATTACACATTTGGCACAAAGGAGCCTCTCTATGAGAAGGACAGTTCCGTGGCAGCTCGGTTTCAGCGCATGAGAGAAGAGTTTGACAAGATTGGCATGAGGCGGACAGTGGAAGGAGTTCTGATTGTGCATGAGCATAGGCTGCCCCATGTGCTGTTACTGCAGCTGGGTACAACTTTTTTCAAGCT ACCTGGTGGTGAACTGAATCCAGGAGAAGATGAAGTAGAAGGGCTCAAACGCTTAATGACAGAg ATACTGGGTCGTCAGGATGGTGTTCAGCAAGACTGGGTGATTGATGACTGCATTGGCAACTGGTGGAGACCAAACTTTGAACCTCCACAG TATCCATATATCCCAGCTCATATTACAAAgccaaaagaacacaaaaagctttttttggtCCAGCTTCAAGAAAAGG CTTTGTTTGCAGTTCCCAAAAACTACAAGCTGGTTGCTGCACCATTGTTTGAGCTCTATGACAATGCACCAGGATATGGACCCATTATTTCCAGCCTTCCTCAACTTTTGAGCAG GTTCAACTTTATTTACAACTGA
- the AMFR gene encoding E3 ubiquitin-protein ligase AMFR yields the protein MPLLFLERFPWPSLRTYTALSALALLGAGLSAYRALSQAPGGAAGTDPAEPQRCAGPRALDVAYYLLSDSLCVWVLVNTACCFLMLVAKLIQCMVFGPLRVSERQHLKDKFWNFIFYKFIFIFGVLNVQTVEEVVMWCLWFSGLVFLHLMVQLCKDRFEYLSFSPTTPMSSHVRVLALLIAMLLSCCGLAVVCGVVGYTHGMHTLAFMAAESLLVTVRTAHVILRYVVHLWDLNHEGTWEGKGTYVYYTDFVMELTLLSLDLMHHIHMLLFGNIWLSMASLVIFMQLRYLFHEVQRRIRRHKNYLRVVGNMEARFAVATPEELAVNNDDCAICWDSMQSARKLPCGHLFHNSCLRSWLEQDTSCPTCRMSLNITDSHHVREDHQRENLDENLVPVAAAEGRPRLNQHNHFFHFDGSRIASWLPSFSVEVMHTTNILGIAQASNSQLNVMAHQIQEMFPQVPYHLVLQDLQLTRSVEITTDNILEGRIQVPFPTQRADSIRPALNNSVERHSTDQEDTGTVTQTERVPLELNSRLEEMVEFNEMEAEPNEAEDFEARGSRFSKSADERQRMLVQRKEDLLQQARKRYLNKTSDEELSTEKPLPEGATADAVTLRRRTLAAAAERRLQMQQNS from the exons ATGCCGCTGCTGTTCCTGGAGCGcttcccctggcccagcctccGCACTTACACGGCGCTCAGCGCCCTGGCGCTGCTGGGCGCCGGCCTCAGCGCCTACCGCGCCCTCAGCCAGgcgcccggcggggcggcgggcacCGACCCGGCCGAGCCTCAGCGCTGCGCCGGCCCACGGGCCCTGGACGTCGCCTACTACCTGCTCTCCGACAGCCTCTGCGTCTGG GTACTAGTGAATACTGCCTGCTGTTTTCTGATGCTGGTTGCTAAGCTAATCCAGTGTATGGTGTTTGGTCCTCTTCGTGTCAGTGAGAGGCAG CATCTCAAGGATAAATTCTGGAATTTCATTTTCTACAAGTTCATCTTCATTTTTGGTGTGCTGAATGTTCAGACAGTGGAAGAAGTAGTGATGTGGTGCCTCTGGTTCTCTGGACTTGTGTTTCTCCATTTGATGGTTCAGCTCTGCAAGGATCGCTTTGAATAT ctttccttttctcctaCCACGCCCATGAGTAGCCACGTCAGAGTGCTGGCCCTGCTCATAGCcatgctcctgtcctgctgtggaTTAGCAGTCGTCTGTGGAGTTGTTGGCTACACCCATGGCATGCACACATTGGCTTTCATGGCAGCGGAG TCTCTGCTGGTGACAGTCAGAACTGCTCATGTGATTTTACG ATATGTTGTTCATCTCTGGGATCTCAACCATGAAGGAACATGGGAGGGCAAAGGCACTTACGTCTACTACACAGATTTTGTCATGGAGCTAACTTTGCTTTCCCTGGACCTGATGCATCATATTCATATGCTG ctgtTTGGCAATATCTGGTTGTCCATGGCGAGCCTGGTGATTTTCATGCAGCTGCGCTACCTGTTCCACGAGGTGCAGCGGCGAATTCGGCGGCACAAGAACTACCTGCGTGTGGTTGGGAACATGGAAGCCAG GTTTGCGGTTGCAAccccagaggagctggcagtgaACAATGATGACTGTGCCATTTGCTGGGACTCCATGCAATCTGCACGTAAACTCCCTTGTGGCCACCTCTTCCACAA CTCGTGCCTGCGGTCCTGGCTGGAACAAGACACATCTTGCCCCACCTGCAGAATGTCTCTTAATATCACTGACAGCCATCACGTGAGGGAGGATCACCAGAGGGAGAATCTGGATGAGAACCTGgtccctgtggcagcagcagaaggcagaCCACGCCTGAACCAGCACAATCACTTCTTCCACTTCGACG GCTCCAGAATTGCCAGCTGGCTGCCCAGTTTTTCTGTGGAAGTGATGCACACCACCAACATCCTCGGAATTGCACAAGCCAGCAACTCCCAGCTCAATGTTATG GCCCATCAGATCCAGGAGATGTTCCCTCAGGTTCCTTATCATTTAGTTCTGCAGGATCTGCAGCTAACTCGCTCTGTAGAGATCACCACTGACAACATCCTAGAAGGGCGCATCCAGGTGCCTTTCCCCACACAG CGTGCAGATAGCATTAGACCTGCGTTGAACAACTCTGTGGAAAGGCACAGTACTGATCAGGAGGATACTGGAACTGTCACACAG ACTGAGAGAGTGCCACTTGAACTGAACTCCAGACTGGAAGAAATGGTGGAATTCAACGAAATGGAAGCAGAACCTAATGAAGCAGAAGATTTTGAGGCCAGGGGAAGTCGCTTTTCCAAGTCAGCCGATGAAAGGCAGCGTATGTTGGTTCAGCGCAAGGAGGACTTGTTACAACAAGCTCGAAA gCGTTACTTAAACAAAACCTCCGATGAGGAGCTGAGCACAGAGAAGCCTTTGCCCGAGGGAGCGACGGCGGACGCGGTCACCCTGCGCCGCAGGACCCTCGCTGCTGCCGCTGAACGGAGACTTCAGATGCAGCAAAACTCGTAG